One part of the Vicia villosa cultivar HV-30 ecotype Madison, WI linkage group LG6, Vvil1.0, whole genome shotgun sequence genome encodes these proteins:
- the LOC131609231 gene encoding RPM1-interacting protein 4-like isoform X1: MSTQRSHVPKFGNWEAENDVPYTVYFDKARKTRPGTKMINPNDPEENADLDLPNSSSADVIPPKPRVHSENISEKGSARPAHNELQKNKEDSDLKQSVNSPARNESSNNKSAGDSVHRPGVVSADNRRRPSRQSTAGSEYSVERSPLHRQAKTPGRDSPSWEGKNSYESSHGTPGRSRLRSVNREDENPDKSAAVPKFGEWDENDPASADGYTHIFDKVRKEKQDTAGNAPGTPNGRSYVIRNQPPSDKAQGCCFFWSRK, translated from the exons ATGTCAACA CAACGTTCTCATGTTCCAAAGTTTGGCAATTGGGAAGCTGAAAATGATGTTCCGTATACAGTGTATTTTGACAAAGCCCGGAAAACTCGACCTGGCACTAAAATGATCAATCCGAATGACCCTGAGGAAAATGCAGATTTAGATCTTCCAAATTCATCTTCTGCTGATGTAATTCCTCCAAAGCCAAGAGTTCACTCAGAGAATATATCTGAAAAAGGATCAGCGAGACCAGCACATAATGAGTTACAAAAAAACAAGGAAGACAGTGATCTTAAGCAATCTGTTAACTCGCCAGCTCGCAATGAAAGTTCAAACAACAAGAGTGCTGGTGATTCCGTCCATCGTCCTGGAGTTGTTTCTGCTGATAACCGCAGAAGACCTTCAAGACAAAGTACTGCTGGCTCGGAGTACAGTGTCGAACGTTCACCTCTTCATCGCCAGGCTAAAACCCCTGGCAGAGATAGCCCTTCTTGGGAAGGAAAGAATTCATATGAGAGCAGTCACGGTACACCGGGAAGATCTCGATTGAGATCAGTCAATCGAGAGGATGAAAAT CCTGATAAAAGTGCTGCTGTTCCAAAGTTTGGTGAGTGGGATGAGAATGACCCTGCATCAGCTGATGGCTACACTCACATTTTCGACAAAGTGCGCAAGGAAAAACAAGACACGGCTGGAAACGCACCAGGCACACCGAACGGGAGATCGTATGTTATCCGTAACCAACCTCCAAGTGACAAAGCTCAG GGTTGCTGTTTTTTCTGGAGCAGAAAATGA
- the LOC131609231 gene encoding RPM1-interacting protein 4-like isoform X2, protein MYFDKARKTRPGTKMINPNDPEENADLDLPNSSSADVIPPKPRVHSENISEKGSARPAHNELQKNKEDSDLKQSVNSPARNESSNNKSAGDSVHRPGVVSADNRRRPSRQSTAGSEYSVERSPLHRQAKTPGRDSPSWEGKNSYESSHGTPGRSRLRSVNREDENPDKSAAVPKFGEWDENDPASADGYTHIFDKVRKEKQDTAGNAPGTPNGRSYVIRNQPPSDKAQGCCFFWSRK, encoded by the exons A TGTATTTTGACAAAGCCCGGAAAACTCGACCTGGCACTAAAATGATCAATCCGAATGACCCTGAGGAAAATGCAGATTTAGATCTTCCAAATTCATCTTCTGCTGATGTAATTCCTCCAAAGCCAAGAGTTCACTCAGAGAATATATCTGAAAAAGGATCAGCGAGACCAGCACATAATGAGTTACAAAAAAACAAGGAAGACAGTGATCTTAAGCAATCTGTTAACTCGCCAGCTCGCAATGAAAGTTCAAACAACAAGAGTGCTGGTGATTCCGTCCATCGTCCTGGAGTTGTTTCTGCTGATAACCGCAGAAGACCTTCAAGACAAAGTACTGCTGGCTCGGAGTACAGTGTCGAACGTTCACCTCTTCATCGCCAGGCTAAAACCCCTGGCAGAGATAGCCCTTCTTGGGAAGGAAAGAATTCATATGAGAGCAGTCACGGTACACCGGGAAGATCTCGATTGAGATCAGTCAATCGAGAGGATGAAAAT CCTGATAAAAGTGCTGCTGTTCCAAAGTTTGGTGAGTGGGATGAGAATGACCCTGCATCAGCTGATGGCTACACTCACATTTTCGACAAAGTGCGCAAGGAAAAACAAGACACGGCTGGAAACGCACCAGGCACACCGAACGGGAGATCGTATGTTATCCGTAACCAACCTCCAAGTGACAAAGCTCAG GGTTGCTGTTTTTTCTGGAGCAGAAAATGA